The following are from one region of the Staphylococcus schleiferi genome:
- a CDS encoding ParB/RepB/Spo0J family partition protein: MKKPFSKLFGLKNKDDLLDASEAENQGVESIKIERIVPNRYQPRQKFDTARIEELAESISAHGLLQPIVVRPIEENMYEIIAGERRFRALQMNQKTEAEVLIRHLDDEETAVVALIENIQRENLSAIEEAEAYKKLLAFEGITQAELAKSVGKSQSFIANKLRLLKLTPVVLEAVREHRITERHARALVGQTPERQEEMLHIILTEQLNVKQTEDRLKMPVEKDIEGEKVVATPPEFIQDVSAARDIIADSLLEVSANGIKYEQREKEHDDYVEIQIRLYRK, encoded by the coding sequence ATGAAGAAACCCTTTTCTAAGTTGTTTGGATTAAAAAATAAAGACGACTTACTAGATGCCAGTGAAGCGGAAAATCAAGGTGTCGAATCGATTAAAATTGAGCGAATTGTTCCGAACCGTTATCAACCACGCCAAAAGTTTGATACTGCACGGATTGAAGAATTAGCTGAATCTATAAGCGCTCATGGTTTGTTACAACCTATTGTAGTAAGACCGATTGAAGAAAATATGTACGAAATCATTGCAGGTGAACGTCGTTTTCGTGCGTTACAAATGAATCAAAAGACTGAGGCAGAGGTTTTAATCCGTCATTTAGATGATGAAGAAACAGCTGTCGTAGCATTGATAGAAAATATTCAACGTGAAAATTTATCAGCGATTGAAGAAGCAGAGGCTTATAAAAAACTGTTGGCGTTTGAAGGTATTACTCAAGCTGAACTCGCTAAAAGTGTCGGAAAAAGTCAAAGTTTCATTGCGAATAAATTGCGCCTATTGAAATTAACGCCTGTCGTGTTAGAAGCAGTACGGGAACATCGAATTACTGAGCGTCATGCGCGAGCGCTAGTAGGACAAACACCTGAACGACAAGAAGAAATGTTGCATATCATTTTAACAGAGCAATTAAACGTCAAACAAACAGAAGATCGGTTGAAAATGCCTGTTGAAAAAGATATTGAAGGAGAGAAAGTCGTTGCGACCCCTCCTGAATTTATCCAAGATGTTTCAGCCGCACGTGATATTATTGCGGATAGCTTGTTGGAAGTCAGTGCGAATGGTATCAAATACGAACAACGTGAAAAAGAACATGATGATTACGTTGAAATTCAAATTCGTCTTTATCGAAAATAA